In the genome of Dioscorea cayenensis subsp. rotundata cultivar TDr96_F1 chromosome 1, TDr96_F1_v2_PseudoChromosome.rev07_lg8_w22 25.fasta, whole genome shotgun sequence, one region contains:
- the LOC120255512 gene encoding uncharacterized protein LOC120255512, whose product MVTDNAANYVAAGRLLEQEFPTLYWSPCAAHCINLMLQDIGKLDEVCNIVDHASKITKYIYNHCFALHLMRKHTNGKEILRPAPTRFATNFIALQSILSQKDAIQAMVTSKEWTTSAYAKERAGKKFVDHVLDSSFWKECVVIVKVTEPLVRVLRIVDGDDRPAMGFIYEAINKAREEMRKRFQRRKKRVEPYLKIVDSRWDRQLHKNLHAAGYWLNPRFQYNNQEMENHKHTISGLLDVIERYSNENSDLRSKLTSEMKFFRTAQGDFGRRSAISDRNLMAPDEWWLCYGTSTPNLQKLAIRVLSQTCSSSGCERNWSIFEHIHSKKRNRLEHQRLNDLVYVHYNLQLQQRNHLKGRNFDPLNFEDFDEIGDWVLEEEPNILSSSELEDFTQHLASCDINIQDNDDLNMDAIFNEDDDDDDDENHETNGIEANLGTNSISPFPWPPMD is encoded by the exons ATGGTTACTGATAATGCAGCAAATTATGTAGCAGCAGGAAGGTTATTAGAACAAGAATTTCCAACACTTTATTGGTCTCCTTGTGCAGCTCATTGCATAAATTTGATGTTGCAAGATATTGGAAAGTTGGATGAAGTATGCAATATTGTTGATCATGCttctaaaatcacaaaatacATATACAATCATTGTTTTGCTTTGCATTTAATGAGAAAGCATACAAATGGGAAAGAAATACTTCGTCCTGCACCAACTCGTTTTGCAACCAACTTTATTGCCTTACAAAGtattttgtcacaaaaagaTGCTATTCAAGCTATGGTGACATCAAAAGAGTGGACTACATCTGCATATGCCAAGGAAAGAGCtggaaaaaaatttgttgatcATGTTTTGGATTCTAGCTTTTGGAAAGAATGTGTTGTGATTGTCAAAGTCACTGAGCCTCTTGTGCGTGTTTTACGCATTGTTGATGGTGATGATAGACCTGCTATGGGTTTCATATACGAGGCTATTAACAAAGCTAGAGAAGAAATGCGTAAGAGATTTCAAAGGAGGAAGAAAAGGGTTGAGCCTTATTTAAAGATTGTTGATTCTCGATGGGATAGGCAATTGCACAAAAATCTTCATGCTGCTGGTTATTGGTTGAATCCAAGATTCCAGTACAACAACCAAGAGATGGAAAACCACAAGCATACTATATCTGGACTTTTAGATGTCATTGAAAGGTATTCTAATGAAAATTCTGATTTGAGATCTAAGTTGACAAGTGAGATGAAGTTTTTTAGAACAGCTCAGGGAGACTTTGGACGAAGGTCAGCCATATCCGATCGTAATTTGATGGCACCAG ATGAGTGGTGGTTATGTTATGGGACTTCTACACCAAACTTACAAAAATTAGCAATTCGTGTTTTAAGTCAAACTTGCAGTTCTTCAGGTTGTGAGCGAAATTGGAGCATATTTGAGCATATCCACTCAAAGAAAAGGAATAGATTAGAACATCAAAGGTTGAATGATCTTGTATATGTGCATTATAATTTGCAACTTCAACAAAG GAATCATTTGAAAGGTCGCAATTTTGATCCTCTTAATTTTGAAGACTTTGATGAAATTGGAGATTGGGTGCTTGAAGAAGAGCCTAACATTTTATCAAGCTCTGAATTAGAGGATTTCACTCAACATCTTGCTTCTTGTGATATTAACATTCAAGATAATG ATGATTTGAATATGGATGCAAtttttaatgaagatgatgatgatgacgatgatgagaaTCATGAGACAAATGGCATTGAAGCAAATCTTGGAACCAATTCTATTTCTCCTTTTCCTTGGCCACCGATGGATTGA